The following nucleotide sequence is from Candidatus Sericytochromatia bacterium.
ATTGGCAGAAGGTCAAGATCCCCGATGGCGTCTAGCGGCCGCCCCCAATGGCTGTCGGCCGAGCAGGCGACCCAGATTGCTTTGGCCTGGGCGGCTGGGGCCAAGTATGCCGATGCCTGCCAATCGGTCGGGCTGACCAAGGCCCAGGCCCGCCAGCTCAAGGAGGACGCAGACTGGATGGCGGCCTATGACCGGGCCAGGGCCGAGTTCGTCACCCGCAGCCTCCAGAACATCGACGCCCATGGGCAGCGGGACTGGAAGGCTACGGCATGGCTCCTCGAGCGCATCCTGCCCGAGCGGTTCGGCAAGCGGGATACGGTGCAGCATGAGGTTCGCGCACAGCCGTTGCCATGGCGGTCCCTACTGAACAACCAGGTCATCGAGGTCAAGGCAGAAGTTGTTACGGGGCCAGATTTGGTATCATCCGGGCCTCCCCCCAACCAAGGATCACCAAATGACCAAGCGCAAGAAGAGCGGCAAGAAGGAAGTCCAGGACCAGGAGGCCATGTTCAGCTCGCGGGTGACGGCAGCGATCCAAAGCCATGACCCCGAGATCCTGCAGATGGACGGTTTTTCGTTGGCCTTCATCGGCATCGAGGAGACCTGTGGGCAGCCCGCACGGGCTGTTTACAGCTACGAGCGCATGGTCGAGCTGCTTGTCGAGCGCGACGGGCTCACCTACGAGGACGCGGTGGAGTACGTTGAGTACAACTGCGTCGGGGCCTATGTCGGCCCGCGTACTCCGGCCATCGTCAGGAACGTGTTGATCAATTGACGCAACGCGACGCCATTGACGCGGGAATTCAACCCAACGTAGTGCAGAAACAGATTCTGCAGGCGTTGCTCGAAGAGCCCGGCGTCCGCGTCGTGGTTGTCGGTACAGGCCGCCAGGTGGGCAAGACCGAGGGCTGCAAGATGGCCCTGATAGAGTCGTTGGCCCGGCACGGGTCGTTTTTCAAGGGCGACTATGGGGCCCCGACCTACAAGCGCGCCGGCCAGGTCTACGAGGAGATGTGCCATAACCTCAAGCCGCTGATCAAGCGCAAGAGGGACCAGCAGCTGACCATCGAGCTGGGCCCGATTGGACGCAACCCGGAAGGCGGGCGCCTGATCTTCCACTCGCTTGAAGATCACGACAACATCCGCGGCGACAACAGCGACCTGTGGGTCGTGGACGAGATGTGCGACATTGCCGAGGCAGCCTGGCGGGCCACCATCCTGCCCATGCTCATGGCGCGCAAGGGCAAGGCCCTGCTGCTGGGCACCCCCAAACGAGTAGGCGTGGGGTTCGTCTGGGCCCGAGCCGAGTGGCTCATGGGCACGGATCGAAGCGCCTACCCAACGCACAGGTGCCTTTCAGCCCCAAGCTCGGCCAACCCGGCCAACACGCCCGAAAACATCGCCTTTATGGCCCAGGGCATGACCCAGGATGTGTATCGGGAAGAGATCCTTGGCGAGTGGCTGGACGAGGAAGGCGCCGTTTTTGAGCGCCTGGACGAGGTGTTCAGCATCCCATGCGACGAGATCAGTCCTGGGCACTGGCGGGCAAAAGACCCCGTTCCTCCGGGCGTCAAGTGCCTGATTGGCTTCGACATTGCCAGCCACGAGGACTACAACATCTTCTCGGTCTGGCGGCTTGACAAGCGCGAACAGGTGGCCCTGTACCGCATTCGGGGCGAAAAGTACGACACGGTCCTCCAGATGCTCCATGAGGTGCGGCAGATCTACAACAATGCCGACATCTACGCCGACGGCAACGGCATGGGCGCCCCTATCGTCCAGCGGTTGGCTGACCGCTACCGGGACGGGGTGGTAGACCGGAAGTGGAAGTCCAACGCGGTCAAGGTCAACGACATCACGGAAGCCCGCCTGGCCTTCCAGCACGTCGAGTGGAAGATGCTAAATGTGCCATGGCAAAAGACAGAGTTCAGGATGTACACGCGCGAAAAGCGGGCATCGGGGGTATGGTCCTACAGCGCCCCTGAGGGATGCCATGACGACTCGGTGGCGGCGGCATGCATGGTCGCGGAGAGGGTCCGCCAGGGCCATCGAGCCCAGCTCAAGGAGCCGCAGCCTGAATACATCCGGGTTGAGGGGGACGGCGAAATCAAGGTCGCCAGCGAATGGTTCGACCTGATGGAGAAGAAGGCCCGCCGCAAGCGGAAGCTATGGCCCTTCAAAGGCTGACGACGCGCTCCCACCCGCTTTCAAGGCCCGGGATGCCGCCTGGGTGGCTGACCACGATCTGACCGTTCTGGATGTAAGCGTCTACCCCAGGTACGCCATGCCGGGACCAAAGGATGCTGGCAAGCCGTTCGGCCTGGTCGCGGTCGCCTTTGGTCACAATTCGCGCCAAGGTCACCCAGTGCTCGGGAGGTCGTTCGGTCACGGGCAGGACTCTAACACAGGGTGGTAGGCTATACGCTTCCCCGGAGGTCCCATGCGCGTACGAGACGAGATCAATGACGACGAGGCCAGTTCTGACGGTCGCCGGGCCCGACTGGCCGATGTGCAGCGACTCGAGACCGCCCTGGCCCAGGCCGCGGGCCAGCTCAAGGCGATGCAGGAGTTCTTGAGCAAGCGTGACGAGACTCCCGTTCCCAAGGCGCAGTTTTACGCGCAGTTCTACGTCATGTCGGTTCTTTCTGGTCGGAACTTCAAGCATCTTCGACACATGGCCGATTCTGCATGGAAGTCGTACACCGACTCGATGGACGGGAAGCCGGCCCCTACCCTCAGTGAGATCTACGGGTCCAGCGCAAGCGCCGAGTCTCCAAGCAACGACAACCCGGTGTAGCCGGTGAAGAAGGACAAGGGTACAAAGTCCGGCATCAAGATTGGCGTTTGGCAGGGTCGTCTAAAGGCATCGGGCCTAATGTTCGATCGGGTGCGGCGCGAGCGCGAGGAGTTTGAGCGCGCCCTGGCATTGAGCGATGGCGTTCGAGACTGGACGGCTTATCGCAACATCAGCGAGGCGTACGCCGACAGCGTATACGGCGAGCAGACCGTGCCGCTGTCGTTTCGCTACGCGGTATGGTTGCAAAGCCAGGTTGCCGGCGATGCGCCAGTCATCAAAGTGCCCCGCAACGCTACGGGCGACGAGCATTTTGCCGTTATGCTCAACGAGCTGTTGCTGCGCGTATGGATGGAAAGTGGCTCGCAGCGAGAGTGGAAGCAGGCTATTTTTGATGTTTGCGGCTTTGGCAGCACCTGCGTTTGGTATGGGTTCCACGCGGACGTTATCGACCTGGAGACGGCCGAGGGCGCCAGCGAGTCCCCGAGCGACACGATCCAGAGAGCTCTTGCCGGGGACGTAGATGCACTTCCTGGGCAAGATCGCCAAATGGCGATTGCCGGCATCCAGTCCGTGATGCAGGACGAGGTGAGTCGCATCGCTATGCCGATGGGGGCGCATGATGCCCTCGCCAACGCGGCCATTAACCAGTTAGAGCTGCTCAAGAAGGAGCGGAAGGATCCCTCAAACCCTTCTGTGGAAAAGCGCAAGATCTGGGCCAGGCGCCTGTCTATCGGCCATGATGTGCGGTGGAGCCACGATGTCGCCGATCTTCGCGATGTCCGGTGGATGGCCCGCCGTGTTGTCATGAGCCTGGAAGAGGCGAAGAAGTTTGATGGGTTTACTCCCCACGCCAGGGGAAACATTGTCCCCAGCAAGTTCGGCCCCATGGATGGCATTGAGCCGGTTGAGAGTCGCGAGGGAGAGGGTCTAGAGGACGAGAATTCCCGCTTCGTGTTTTGGGAGGTGTGGGACAAGGAATACGCCTGCCGCCATTACATCAGCGAGCAGATGGACGAGTTCCTTGAGGTTGACGAGACCTATCCGTACGTCAACAAGACGACCGGTGAACCGGCAATCCCCGGGTTTTTCCCGTGCGTCGTCTCGGCTCCGCTCAAGCACGCCATGAACAAGCCCGAGCGAACTACGGGCATCCCCCTGATCGAGGCGGGCTACCCGATCCAACGCGAGATTACCAAGCTTCACAATTTCGCCATGGCTTCGGTAAAGCGCCACAGCGTGCGATGCTATGAGGTCAGCGACAGCCTTGATGACGAGGCAATTGCCGACCTGACCGAGGGCGTCGATGGCGCCTTTATCCGACGTCCGGCCGGCGTCGAGCCCGGCGGGATGGTTCTTCCCATCCAGTTCACGGGCGAGGCTTACCGCATTGTCGAGCTAATTGCCCGACTCGAGGCCCAGTGGTCCGCCATGGTCGGCATGCCCCTGGCCGACCTGACCAGCCAGCCCCAGGCCGGAACTGCCACTGCCGAGCAGATTAGCGTCTCTGCCGGCCGAAATCAGGCCGACCATGTGATCCGGTCGCTCGAAGAGGACATGGCCCGTGCGGCCGAAATTATCCGGTCGATGCTCTCTATTGGCCTGTACCCACCCGAAAAGATCGCGGCCATCATGGGGCCTGGGTACGAGGACCTTATGGCCGCATGGCAGTCCAGTAGCCTTGAGGGCGACGCCATCGTCCTGAAGTCAGCCAGTCGGGCCAAGGCCGACCAGGCCGTGCGGATCAAGCAGCTGGGCGATGCCCTGCAACTCACGATGGGCTATGCCGACCCCAAGACGGGCCTCCCGGTGTATGACGCCAGCCCAATTATCGAGGAGATCTTGATGGCCCTAGATGTGGGCCGGCCTCGACGCATTGCATGGACGCAAGATGACCTAATGCTCCGAATGGGGATGGCTGGCGGAGCGGCCGGGGCCCAGGGACCCAGCGAGTCAAGTCGCGCGGAGGGCCCCACAACGGCGGGGAATGAGGCCGCGGCCGCCCGCAACGTCCGCACCTAAAGTGGGGTGTATGATTTGAACTAACTCGCCATGGGACGTTCCCGTGGCATTGGAGGTCGAAGTGACCGAGGCCGATTCGGGACTCCCCGAGACGACGGAACAGGCTCTTGACTTGAGCAAGGAGCGGCTTGAGGCCAGCTCCACTCAAGATGGGTCTCCGGGCGCGGGAGAGCAACTTGGTGAGGCGCAGGCGGCGGACGAGGCCCTTGAGGGCCAGACCACGGGCAATGCCCAGTCTGGTGCGAGGAAGTCCGATTTCTCTTTCGTGGCAGATCCGGCGTTACGGTCTGCCCTAGAGGCTTCTCAACTCCCCGCAGATGCGCGAGCTGCGTTAAAGGCGTGGCAAGCGGATTACACGCGGAAGGCGCAGGCAGCTGCAGAGTATGAGCGCAAGGCACAGGCCTGGGAGGCGCTGGAGTCGATGCCGGGTGCGAGGCAGGCAATTGCCGACCTTTTCGCCCAGGGCGACGCTAGCTCCGCCAGTTCGCCAAAGGCCGAAGAGCTCGTTGACCTGACTCAGGCTGACAACGAGACGATCTGGAAGGCTATCCGCGATGAGGCGGCCAAGCAGGCCAAGGTCATCGCAGAGCAAATGCTGCAAGAGCGGATCATCGCTCCTGTCAGCACCCGCCAGCGAGTCGTCGAGTCGGCCAAGTCTCTGTACTCTGACTGGCAGGATCGGCTGGATGAGACTGGGTTCAAGCAGGCGTGGGCAGATGCCGTATCGCATTACGGCGAGGATGCCTTTACGCCGGAGAACACCGGCCATCTATTCTCGCCGTTCCTTGAGCGCGCAGCCGTGAAGCGGGAGCTGGAGAGCATCAAGGGCAAGCAGGCCAAGGACGCTGGGTTCGCCAAGAGAGCGATCTCACCGGCAGGTCTTTCCACGTCGGCTACGCAGTCGTCTCAGAACAGCAAGATCGCCCCTGGCGACAAGAAGGCTGTTCGGGCCCTGACGCGGCAGCAGATCCTGGAGAGGTTTGGCTGGTCCGAACGCGACTTGAACAACGCCGCTTCCCAGAGCTGACGCTCTAGCGGCCCTACTCAGCAGGAGACTCTCACATGGCAAAGCCCGGCCAGCATGGCAGCATCGACTGGGATGCCGTTTACACGGCTCACGGTCAGAACTTCCTCTCGAACACCCCGGTGGACAACTTCTTCGTGGGCAACCCCACGCTCGACTACCTGAAGAAGGAGACGGGCGACGGCGGCTCGACGCTGCACGGTGACTACCTGATCGTGCCCGTGATCCACACGAAGCAGCAGAACGTGCAGTCGGTGGGCCGCCTGGAGCAGGCGAGCCTGGCGACC
It contains:
- a CDS encoding terminase family protein; translation: MTQRDAIDAGIQPNVVQKQILQALLEEPGVRVVVVGTGRQVGKTEGCKMALIESLARHGSFFKGDYGAPTYKRAGQVYEEMCHNLKPLIKRKRDQQLTIELGPIGRNPEGGRLIFHSLEDHDNIRGDNSDLWVVDEMCDIAEAAWRATILPMLMARKGKALLLGTPKRVGVGFVWARAEWLMGTDRSAYPTHRCLSAPSSANPANTPENIAFMAQGMTQDVYREEILGEWLDEEGAVFERLDEVFSIPCDEISPGHWRAKDPVPPGVKCLIGFDIASHEDYNIFSVWRLDKREQVALYRIRGEKYDTVLQMLHEVRQIYNNADIYADGNGMGAPIVQRLADRYRDGVVDRKWKSNAVKVNDITEARLAFQHVEWKMLNVPWQKTEFRMYTREKRASGVWSYSAPEGCHDDSVAAACMVAERVRQGHRAQLKEPQPEYIRVEGDGEIKVASEWFDLMEKKARRKRKLWPFKG